In Thermodesulfovibrionales bacterium, the following are encoded in one genomic region:
- a CDS encoding uroporphyrinogen decarboxylase family protein has protein sequence KAFELGKPERVPVTLFGGGMWSIKDYGTTFEELSKNVDKNVDMCVAEAEKIRSDVVYVGSGFNNFHAIALGRKFGAGVKFREIGAPDMTEHFVHSEEDIAKLDIQDLFKEDVIKGVMDATLKVKEKIGNKYLVTMTCWGPFTLAARFVGEEAFMKATFKKPAFVEKMVDFCADLLIALYEPLVDKGLEALSIADPTASGDLINPKQMSRFAVPPLKKMSDWAKSKGVYTILHICGNTSDRLEQFIDTGCTVIFFDQKVDIAKAKEVLFGKMCFGGNVAPVHVLLNKTKEEVEQACKETIELAGKDGGYVLVPGCDIPPTISYENLKAFHDVALNWKY, from the coding sequence AAGGCCTTCGAACTCGGCAAACCCGAGCGGGTACCCGTGACCCTTTTCGGAGGGGGGATGTGGAGCATCAAGGATTACGGCACCACCTTCGAGGAACTCTCAAAGAACGTAGACAAGAATGTGGACATGTGTGTCGCTGAGGCTGAAAAGATCAGGAGCGACGTGGTGTATGTGGGCTCCGGGTTCAACAATTTCCACGCCATCGCCCTCGGAAGGAAATTCGGCGCGGGCGTGAAGTTCCGCGAAATCGGCGCGCCGGACATGACGGAGCATTTCGTGCATTCGGAAGAAGACATTGCGAAGCTCGATATCCAGGACCTCTTCAAGGAGGACGTCATCAAGGGGGTCATGGATGCCACACTCAAGGTGAAGGAGAAGATCGGCAACAAGTACCTCGTCACCATGACCTGCTGGGGCCCATTCACCCTCGCCGCACGCTTTGTCGGGGAAGAAGCCTTTATGAAGGCAACGTTCAAGAAGCCGGCCTTTGTGGAGAAGATGGTCGATTTCTGCGCCGATCTTCTGATCGCGCTGTACGAGCCCCTGGTCGACAAGGGCCTGGAGGCGCTCAGCATCGCCGATCCCACCGCATCGGGAGACCTCATCAATCCCAAACAGATGTCGAGATTCGCGGTTCCCCCGCTCAAGAAGATGAGCGACTGGGCGAAATCGAAGGGCGTCTACACCATTCTCCACATATGCGGCAACACGAGCGACCGCCTTGAACAGTTCATCGACACCGGATGCACGGTCATCTTCTTTGATCAGAAGGTCGACATCGCCAAGGCGAAGGAGGTCCTCTTCGGCAAGATGTGCTTCGGCGGTAATGTGGCTCCCGTACATGTACTCCTCAATAAGACGAAGGAGGAAGTCGAGCAGGCCTGTAAAGAGACGATAGAGCTGGCCGGTAAGGACGGAGGCTATGTCCTCGTTCCCGGTTGTGACATCCCGCCGACGATTTCCTATGAGAATCTTAAGGCGTTCCATGACGTAGCCCTTAACTGGAAATATTGA
- a CDS encoding carboxymuconolactone decarboxylase family protein, giving the protein MAEKKMTVEEVNEYMKQKCGFVPRMFQIINTVTPDPGRTFADFYATIFGDGALSKKVKELMFMAGGVGYCSPRCIIHVIPAINAGATTMEIFEAASVGMILAGFVPGGPGIPYAFEYALKCLDIEAKFRKGEKWEYLPAPKFDHGVF; this is encoded by the coding sequence ATGGCTGAGAAGAAAATGACGGTCGAAGAAGTCAATGAGTACATGAAGCAGAAATGCGGTTTTGTTCCGAGGATGTTCCAGATAATAAACACGGTAACCCCGGACCCGGGAAGGACCTTTGCCGATTTTTACGCGACGATCTTCGGTGACGGAGCGCTTTCGAAGAAGGTAAAGGAATTGATGTTCATGGCAGGCGGAGTCGGATACTGTTCCCCGCGCTGCATCATCCATGTAATCCCGGCCATCAATGCGGGTGCGACGACCATGGAGATTTTCGAAGCAGCCTCCGTCGGCATGATCCTCGCCGGTTTCGTGCCCGGTGGTCCGGGCATCCCCTACGCCTTCGAATATGCGCTCAAGTGTCTCGATATCGAGGCAAAATTCCGGAAGGGTGAAAAGTGGGAATATCTGCCGGCCCCGAAATTCGACCACGGCGTATTCTAG